CCTCACATTTGCAACACTCTCAATACCTAGAGAAGAGCTATGCCAAGAACACTTTACCCAATTTAAACACGGGCAGTTTACTAGTAAACGTATTGAGTATTTGTATCTTACTTATTAGCAATATCCCAATTCAAGGCCATAAAATATCCCAAAAGTGTCAATCCATCgtagtaaataataaattagtCAATCTCAATACAATGTTTATCTATCTATGCTAATCCTCAAGACTAAACATCCTCCGTAAAGTATATGAGAAATCCATCAATCCCAAAATTCCAATCACACAGCAGAAAACATAACTAGCACAAATCACAAACAGCTTCACCTCAAATGTAAAAACCAGAAAATGAAACAAAAGAATTTCCTAAAATCcaactttatttttaaaaaatacttacCTGTTTTCCGAGAAGGAGAAGGCCGGGGTTTTCAGCATCGACGAGCGCCTTGAAGATCTTAGCAACAGAAAGGGGGTAAAGCGTTGCCGGGCATTCCACGTGGATGGCCCGGTCTGCGCCCATCGCAAGCCCGGTGCGGAGAGTGTCAGCGCACTGGGCCGGGCCGACGCTCACGGCCACGACTTCCGAGGCCCGGCCCGACTTCTTGATCCGGAGCGCCTCCTCTAAAGCTATCTCGCAGAATGGATTCATCGACATCTTCACGTTCGAGGTCTCCACGCCTCTCTGCAACAACAAATCATAAATTCAAGAaggaaaattgaaattgagcTTATTTTCTTTCGTTTTTTAATCCTATTTTGGGGGGCGTTGAGCTCATACCTTGTCGGGTTTGACCCGGATTTTGACGGTGTAGTCCACGACCCGTTTGACGGCCACTAGGATCTTCATGATCGCCGGAACAGAAATTTTGGTCGGAAActgtttttcttctttcttccccgactcaattatattttttttaacatataTTGTCTTGGGCTCTCTGGCCCAAGTCTTTAACTAAGCCCAAACCCAATCTCCGAGACCAGATGTTCCATCGGATTATTACTTGTTACCCGAGCTCTGACCCGGAAAAGATCCGTATTATCAATCCAAAATCATGTGAAAGGTCGTTCGACCTATTCAATTCTCAACTACTTTATCTCAATATTTTGAGGTTGTTTTTTCCCTTGTAATTGTTTTGATtaatgtattttatgtataagtACTTAAATATGTATGGTTTTCGTGTCGATCTAATCTCTTTTGTACGTATATTGTTATACACTTTTGTATAGATATTGTGGTGATTTCTTTGATTGTAACGATTTGTAGATTGTGAGCTGATCAcgtcatattttattataaggaAGTCTCAATTATACAGGAAATAAATACCTAATCAGTCTGATAAGAAATctcaaaattttattataaatttaaaatattaaagtaaGGGTTGTGTATGTCAATAACACTCACTCAATTCAACCTCAATCAaccttttaataaaatattcatttctctATCCTCTACATACACAACCCTTCCTCAATTCAACCCCCATCAACTTTTTTACTTCCATCAGtgaccccaacccaacccaattaaatattttttttcatatattttatattaatattttgatttataattaatttagatattttaaataatgtcttaaaattgtaataaaaaagttatgattcaaatttaaaacaaaaaatattagatattcaaatcattaaagcacaatataataataaattacacTCATTAAAACATACAAGGCGATAATAGAaataaacaaaccaaaataCAAATGAAGAGTGAAAAAAAAGCTAGCTTAAACAAGATAAACATTAGTACATATTTAATTGTTTGTGTCAAATTTAatccaaatgtgctcaatcaAATCTTCTCGAAGAGCAATATGAGCTTCTCTATTGCGGAGTTGAGCTCGATTAGTCATATATGATGACAAGCTCCCGATCCGTTGAGTGGAATAGCAAAAGGCTTCAACATTTTCTTCATGTACTCTTGTATGCGTATCTTGAATAAACTCAGTGGCATCATAATAATTtttaggggtgtcgaaacgggtagcgggtaaCGGGTAATCCCGAACCCGACCCGTTACCCGACGGAATCGGGAGACGGGGTGGGGTCGGGTATAATAATTTTGGGTtttgcgggtatcgggtatctCGATAGTCCCTAAAATACCcgatatatatattgatattttataattctttattttttattttaatacttgcTCTTCATATTTAGATTTTTGAATGGTAATTTGGAGTTTGGATTTTTTGGCATTGTAATTGAATTTGGATTACATATTTACTTTACAGGTGGTATTTATGCAGCTCATACGATTATTTAAAGCAGATATTTCAAAGATTACATGGCTTGATCTCAAttctcaacaaaattaaataataataaaaagtttcAAGTGAGACTATTACATTCATcaagtagtatttttaaaaaagcatctaaaatatacaaataatatttaaaaaggaatatttccaaaaaaaaatgtttcggGTCGGATACATATTTAATACTTGCTCTTCATATTTAGATTTTTGAATGGTAATTTGGAGTTTGGATTTTTTTGGCATTGTAATTGAATTTGGATTACATGTTTACTTTACATGTGATATTTGTGCAGCTCATACGATTATTTAAAGCAGATATTTCAAAGATTACATGGTTTGATCTCAAttctcaacaaaattaaataataataaaaagtttcAAGTGAGACTATTACATTCAtcaagtagtattttttaaaaagcatctaaaatatacaaacaatatttaaaaaagaagatttcaaaaaaaaatgtttcggGTCAGGTACCCGCGGTGTCGGGTGCGggatacccgactcgggtatcGGGCAATACCCGACTAACTGCTGGACGGGTATCGGGACTAACTTTTCGGCCAAAATCGGGTCCGGAtacgtttcgacacccctaataATTTTGATATGTATCACGTTCATCTTCTACTATcatattatgcatgatgatacAAGCCATCATAATTTTTCCCATCAAAATCTTATCCCATACAAGACACGACCTTCGCAAAAATGCGAAACGTGCTTGTAGGACTACAAATGCTCGCTCAACATCTTTTCTAATAGACTCTCGGTGTTGAGCAAACAACTTGTGCTTTTGAGTTTGTGGAGAAGTGATTGATTTGACAAATGTAGTTCACATGAATTTTTCAGAAGAGGGGCTCACATGAATGTTTGGAAGAAAAATTCACATGAGTTTTGAAATGAtatataaagataaaaaaataataattaaataaattaaattaatgactaaaagtaataaaaatatcataaattcacaatgttcaaaatattcaaaatttgattatctaaaatatttacatttcataTTTATAGTATACCATTCTCAAACatgtacataattaaataaagtagtataaatcaataattaatagtaaataaaaaaagcaaaaacaatAATGCATTGTCCCAATAGAAAATAGACATGTGTCATTTGCCCTCCACTTTAGGTTGGGCATGCTGACAAGATCACAAAATGGGGGTTGGGCTgggttattttatttttattttacttttatttctctCTAGTTTGTCTTATATGCTTGCCCCCAATCACAAAGTCACCTATGGGGGTGGTCTTATGAATGCCCCCACGGCCCCCACCTAACCTTGTTTTTCTTACTTTTGTGTTGAGAAAAAATGATTGTTTTCTATTAAAACAAAGGAGTAATAAATTTGTAATGACCTAGTGATTCAATTATTACTATATAAATTCATTGAATAAAGGAAAGGTATATACGTTTTGATTATCATCACATAGGTGTTTTAAGTAAGATACATTTGAAGTTTGCACATTTAGGTTATTAAAATTTTTGCACATAAATTATGCAGAAAACAAAAATTTTATAGTGTCGTTTAATTGAAAAGATATAGAAAGTAGTTATGAGTAGCGGGGGTTTATTACGCAATTATTGGAGAGAGCTTATAAGGGAGGCTTGGGGGCTATTGCGGAACTGACCATCTGAGGCTATTGACGGAATTGACCCCCTGTATTGATAAGTTTCCAAGTTTCCGATGAGCAGTTTCCATTTTCAGCATTATCGACTCCACTCGGCCAAAAATTTGTGCACATTCCTTGTTCTGACGCGAAGTCTCACCAAATCACCCAACTAGGTGGCTTATTCACAAAGGGTTCTGATTAAGCAATTTCCAGCGATGACTACTTCACTTTTGCAAAACCTCCCGACTTAAACGTCAATGATTTTTAATGTGTGCGCTTTTAAAAACCGAAAGCCACGAATATGAAGATTTGACCTTTAATCCTTGGTGATTTTGGGTTCAGATTCCAAGCCAGAAACCTTGCTACCCAAAGGATCAATGATTTCAATGGCAATTCTGGGTTCAACATTCAAGCCATATATACGCATATCATGCTCAATAGCATATTCGAATTCTATTAATTTCATGTGAACAGTGCGAGCTCTATCCGATTTCTCGGGCGCTCAAGTTCTCATAATTACGGTActaaacaataaaataatactccatccatcataaaaaagtatgaacatttctttATTAGTCCGCCTTTTAAAAATATGGACTTTCTAGATttggaatagttaaacaacacattATCTCtgtacatcaatttatttacaacttataccattaatCTACACTTCTAATGATGTGGAGTTCACTCTCCACTGACACTACTTACACTAtcatttatttttctcttactttatgaATTATACATTAGATTCGTATTGAATCAAATATTCATACGGACGACTAATGAAGTGTGAAGATTTGACTTTAAATACTTGCATTCTCGGGCAACTGAACCATATATAATGattaataaatcaattaaaGAAATTAAACGTGTTTAAGAAATCATTGATAAGAGCGTCCGCAGTGGCatgtccgtccgtccgtccgtgccgctagCACGGCACACCTCTGTCCGCCGCTAGCATGGCTCTGCTCGATacatagagcacgtccgtgccgctgagcagggcgacgtgacacgtttctattggccgttggcatttttttaaaatcgaaaataataccaaaaattaaaaaataaattcggattcccaaaaatatacagaatttattaccattttttgatattttttttaaaaatttaatcccaaaatcatctataaatacacacattcatcatccatatgggcgaaattcggccacgagtagtgggttttttttaattttatgaatttaattatgtaatttttaatttttaggattttaattatatactttttaacttttaggattttaattactacgtaattttaattttttttaatttgtactagtattccggatatttttaatgcattttaattttgtggaaatgattttatttaaattgaataatagaatggctAGACCCTTAAACTTGTCGTTGCAGAAGAACACGGatgtgggtattgtgctcttgcctcAGGACATGGAGTAAAAGAGGGTCTGGGCCTATATCCGTGCTCGTTGACATGAGACACTGTGTTGCAAAATGAAATCATACTAGAAAGGAGGGAAATGGAATGACCGAAGGATCACGCGCGCCAATGGAGCGTGAGGAAACTCGGCGATCAGGCAACGGAAATCCTGATGTATTCCGACAACGAAATCTGAGTTCAGGGGTAGAACGGTCATTTCCTACTGGAGTTGCCATTTCTTTAACATTTTCAAGCTATTTATAATGATCCTCAATTTCCAATTTCCAATTTCCAATTCTGTCTACTGTTGATTAGGGTTTCTGAGTTAATTTCGCTGTTAgcttattaatgtattttttttctgagGAGCAtgtatgtgtatttgtgtatataTCTGAATTCTCACTTTTGCAAATTGAATTCTTCAGAATGCGTGCATTTTATTTCTTCAGTTTTTGCACCGATTTAGGTTTTGCGCGGCATCAGTTAATTCAGCTGAGTTGTTTGATCAGCCGTTGCATGAATTCTTACTATTTCTATTGTTTTCTGCAGAATTAGAAGCCCTAACTCTGTTCTGTTTTCTGCAATTTTGAGTTGATGATAATCATTCTCCAGAGGTATGTCATTTTGTTTGATCGTGCAGCTTTTCCTAATGTAGCGGTATATCCATCGAGTTGAATGTGCTCTAATTTCAGTAGCAACAAGTCTGATTGAAACAAGCATGATCCAAGGTTACTAAACAAGAGGTTTTGGGGAATTAAAGGAATTCAAATTTGAGTTTACGATAACTATAGCTAGTTATATGCCATTTTTGTTTGATCGTGCAGCTTTGCTAATGTAGTGGTATATCCATTGACTTGAATGTGTTTTAATTTCAGTAGCAACAGGTCCGATTAAAACAAGCATGATCGAAGGTTACTAGAAAAGAGGTTTTGAGCAATAAAAGGAATTCAAATTAGAGTTTACGATAACTATAGCTAGTTATATATATGTCGTTTTTGTTTGATCGTGCAGCTTTGCCTAATGTAGTGGTATATCCATCGAGTTGAATGTACTTTAATTTCATTAGCAACAAGTCTGATTGAAACAAGCATGATCGAAGGTTACTAGAAAAGAGTTTTTGAGcaatttaaggaattaaaatctgAGTTTACGATAACTATAGCTAATTATATGCTTCAACAAGTCTCAATTGAACTTGCTCTATTGAAGGAAGTCCACTTTTGTTATATCTTTGTTGGCATGAACATGTCCTTACACCTCCTGGTTGATATTTTATTAATCTTATGATTATATGTTAACTACTACTATATTCATATTATAGGATTATTTTAGCCGTATTCGTTACATGTTACAGAGCCTAAATGTCTAGCGAGCCAGAAAAAGAGTCTATGGACATTGACAGCCCGGGAGATACTAAGGAGCTGCCGTATGAGCTTGTTAGAAATGGTCTCAATCTGTACCCAGTCTCTGTTCATGATTCGGGTGAAGGCCTTCCATATGCTCCTGAAGATTGGCCTAGTCCTGGTGATAAGTGGCGCTGGAAAGTCGGGAAAAGAATTTCTGCTTCGGGATACTTTATAGATAGATATTTGTATGTTCCCACCAGGTTCCGCAAGATAGGAGATAGAAAAGGCTTCGCCAGCAGGCTGTCACTTGAACACTATATTCGAGAAAAATTCCCCGATGCAGATGTTGATGCTTTCTTTGCAGCTTTCAGCTGGAGAATCCCTTCAAAAGTAATCAAGAAAGGTTTGCATCATGCTTTGGTTGTGTTATAAAGTTTGTTTCAGTTTAACTTTTCATCTTTCATATTTTATCTCTCATACAAACTTTGGGCTTCGATATAAGTTATTCTGACTACATTAAGATAAAACATTATTTAACATATTGCTCTGTTATTATGCTTCAAATTCAGCTGATAGAGATATGCTCAGGGCCCTTCCGGAGGCAGCAGAAGATCCAGTATCTGATGGTGTAGCACGTTGTAAAGCTGGCAATAGATTTTGCAGCAGCTTAGCTGCACGAGAGGACTCTGTTTCACAAATCATGTTCTGTGATATTTGCTGTGGTGAAGCTGGTTTCTGCAGAGATTGCTGTTGTATATTATGTTCTCAAACTATTGAGAAAGCTTCTGAAGAATACAATTCCATTAGATGTGAAGCTGATATTGAGGGTGGTGCTTGCGGACATAGTTGTCATATTGACTGTGCTCTACGAGCTTACTTGGCTGGGTCAGTTGGAGGGAGTATTGGTTTGGATGCAGAGTATTATTGCCGTCGCTGTGATACGCGAACCGATCTGGTTTCGTATGTTACTGGACTAGTAAAGAAATGTAAATCAAATGACTTGCCAGATGAGATTGAGAAGATCTTGAATGTTGGCATCCGTGTGCTGCGTGGGTCGAATAGAACAAGCGCAACGCAGCTGTTGCATCTTATTCAGCTAGCCATGTCAAAGGTATCTGAAGTGAATGGTAGGCTAATAATTATTTCTCAATACAATTATACTTTCTTGTCTGTACGCCCTTTTCAATTGCCACAATAATGACCTGTCGATTATATTCATCAGCTTAAGAATGGAAGTTATCTGGATGATATTTGGAAGATGGAAGATGTCTCTGAAGATGCTTCTGGTATACTgttcttaacattttttttcttcttcgaaTTTTCATCTACACTGTTTTAGAAATTCCAAAATTGTTCTTACACTCTAGGAAAAATCGTCTCCTTCAGCTTAGATCTTCTTCGCAAGACTGACTGCAGGAGCCATTACACCTTCATTGAGTGAGATTTGACACTCACGTTTTAAGAGAGTTGCTTTCTTCAAGAGAAAATGGAACTATTCTTAGCTTCTATTAGGCATTTGAGTTTTATCCTTCCTGCTTTCCTCGCGCATTCTTGTcgtttatgtttattttgtgaactTGAAATATTAATAGGGCTGTCTCAAAATGGAAACGGCGTACTGGAAATCCCAAAGAGGGAGCAGGAA
This sequence is a window from Salvia splendens isolate huo1 chromosome 5, SspV2, whole genome shotgun sequence. Protein-coding genes within it:
- the LOC121802543 gene encoding protein OBERON 2-like produces the protein MSSEPEKESMDIDSPGDTKELPYELVRNGLNLYPVSVHDSGEGLPYAPEDWPSPGDKWRWKVGKRISASGYFIDRYLYVPTRFRKIGDRKGFASRLSLEHYIREKFPDADVDAFFAAFSWRIPSKVIKKADRDMLRALPEAAEDPVSDGVARCKAGNRFCSSLAAREDSVSQIMFCDICCGEAGFCRDCCCILCSQTIEKASEEYNSIRCEADIEGGACGHSCHIDCALRAYLAGSVGGSIGLDAEYYCRRCDTRTDLVSYVTGLVKKCKSNDLPDEIEKILNVGIRVLRGSNRTSATQLLHLIQLAMSKLKNGSYLDDIWKMEDVSEDASGLSQNGNGVLEIPKREQEDCQLVSPPVLSSKFDYQVESLKLENEIDYILDKLRKSQEIEYRIAEERLSAQKKYIINLYEELEKERSALLKHTSISEKQDSLLDAVLSRVSQVKREVSRLKDMGEVSKGFGRVPKRILKEQFSLEIEH